The Vicia villosa cultivar HV-30 ecotype Madison, WI linkage group LG1, Vvil1.0, whole genome shotgun sequence genome includes a region encoding these proteins:
- the LOC131659559 gene encoding zinc finger BED domain-containing protein RICESLEEPER 2-like: MNGLMGDGECFHMRCSAHILNFVVNEGLRDKHLAVTSVRDAVRFVKSSPQRGAKFKECIEFAEITCKKLVCLDVSTRWNATYLMLEAAEKFQFAFEKLEDEDSSYREFFGKVSSIYCELQQATMNLNYIFASVGGDMMEKYNKYWGSVDKLNKMIYFGIILDPRYKLRFIEWTFKDMYGVGSKLGSNLLKAIKESLQKLYDWYKQAYDQKLNSGQPLGSGGQASNSETNATAVCSSVMARAEAFEQHLKEQDSIDQENELEGYNSKCVKKDPNFDILIF, encoded by the exons ATGAATGGGTTGATGGGAGATGGAGAATGTTTTCATATGAGGTGTTCTGCTCATATTTTGAACTTTGTGGTAAATGAGGGGTTGAGAGATAAACATTTAGCTGTAACTAGTGTTAGGGATGCTGTTAGATTTGTCAAGTCATCACCTCAAAGGGGAGCCAAGTTTAAAGAATGCATTGAATTTGCTGAAATAACTTGTAAAAAATTGGTTTGTCTCGATGTTTCAACTCGTTGGAACGCGACATATTTAATGCTAGAGGCTGCGGAGAAGTTTCAATTTGCATTTGAAAAACTTGAGGATGAAGACTCGAGCTACAGGGAGTTCTTTGGAAAAG TGTCTTCCATTTATTGTGAGTTGCAGCAAGCTACTATGaacttaaattatatttttgcaAGTGTGGGTGGGGATATGATGGAAAAGTATAATAAGTATTGGGGGAGTGTTGATAAGCTGAACAAAATGATATATTTTGGTATTATTCTTGATCCAAGATACAAGTTGAGATTTATTGAGTGGACTTTTAAGGATATGTATGGAGTTGGATCCAAGCTTGGTAGTAACTTGCTCAAAGCTATAAAAGAGAGTTTACAAAAGCTGTATGATTGGTATAAGCAAGCTTATGACCAAAAACTCAATTCTGGACAGCCTCTTGGTAGTGGTGGACAAGCATCCAATTCTGAAACAAATGCTACTGCTGTATGTTCTTCAGTTATGGCTAGAGCCGAAGCTTTTGAGCAACATTTAAAGGAACAAGACTCGATTGATCAAGAAAATGAGCTTGAGGGTTATAATTCTAAGTGTGTCAAAAAGGATCCTAATTTTGACATTCTT ATATTTTAG